In Candidatus Cloacimonadaceae bacterium, the DNA window CTCTTATAAGCTCTGTCCAAATACCGTCCAAATTTGCAGCAAACATGTCTCATAAAACAGTCCAAAAAAGTCCAAACACGCGCTTGGACATTTCCAAAGCCAGTCCTATCTATCTCTCCACCAATCAAAGCATTATCATCACCTTACACTTGTGTCATAGCATGCAACTTTGGGTGTCAGTTTACAGCAGGCTGAACCAAACAACCTGCCAATCTGATTAGACATCTTTGCGTTCGGTCTCTATCATGCTGATGCCTTTCTTTAGCAATGCCTTGCGGGTGGAGGCTATCTATCCCGGAGATCATTCTGATCAGATACGCGCTGCCGGCGCAGGCTCTGCCAATATCCCACGCACCACCACAGAATACACTTTTAAAGATCTCTACAACTTAATCTGCTGCACTTTCCGCGCTGCGCTGAGATCATAGAAATCAGCCCGGTTGTCGATGATGCTCAGTTTCTTGCGTTCGGCGAAATACCAGTCGTTCAGGTGTTTCTGCTGTTTTTCCTTGCGGGCTTTGGAGATGATCTCGTTCTTTTGCTTTTCCCAGAGCTTCAGATCGGGCTTGTTTCTTTTCAGCACATGTCCAATGAACCAGCGACGGTTGTCTTCGATCAGAGAAGTGAATCCTCCGCTTTCGAGGATAAACAAAGCTTCGTTCAGAGCCGGCACCTTACCGATGGAGGTGATATTGTCGTCCCGCTTGAGTGATGACACTTCCACCACCATGATCGTATCGCGCTGAGCGGCTTGCAGATAGGTATTGGGGCTGTTGCTGCGCATGAAATCTTCGATGTAGTTATTCATGGTGTACATGCGTTTGGTGGTGGTGGCGCGATTGGTGATGGCTGCTTTTTCTTCTTCAAAGGGCAGATAATACTCCGGCAATTCTGCCGAAACTTCAAGGATATAGACGTCTCCATTGGCGGCATAATGAACGTCCGCGAGGCTGCCAACGGGATTTGAAAAGGCATAGCTTACCAGTTTCGGTTCGTTGCCGATATCGCGGATAAACCCATCCGTGGAAAAGAAAACCGGCGTTTGCCGCAATTGCAGATTCAGGTGTTTCGCAGCGCGATCGAGACCTGTTTCCCTCGCATTGGTATATAGTTCAGAGCTGTCGAGCTTGAGCTTTTGCAGGGTCTTTTCACCCGCTTCAATGCGGAGGAGGATATGCCTTGCGGAAACTTCCTCACCTTGTTCGCCACTTCTGCGTTCAAGAGTTTGGATGATGTGCCAGCCAAAACGGGTCAACACCGGTTCCGCAATTTCTCCGTCGGGAGTGGAAAAAGCTGCATGTTCAAATTCCGGTACCATTTGACCGCGCCGGAAGAAACCCAGCTCTCCCCCATTTTGGCTTGAACCGGGATCCTGAGACCACTGCTGCGCCATGGAGCCAAAATCGGCTTGATCCCTGAGCTTGCTTATTATCTCGTCCACTTTTTGCTTTGCGCTGAGAGAATCCGCAGCGGAAGGCGCTTTGGGAAAATGCACATAGAAAAAACGTCTGCCGTTTTCCCGGCGATAATCTTCCCGGCGTTCGCTGTAGAATTGCTGTGCGTCCGCTTCACTGGCATTGATATAGGTGAGTTTGTTGTAATCAAAGAAAATGATCTGGGCATCGATGGTGTCGCTTTGTTTCAACCAATCGGCTTTGATGCTGTCCGAGACGACGTTCACCTCCGCGCGGAGGGTGTTTAAGAGTTTGGTGTATTGATAGGTCTCGCGCACGGCGGCGATCACGTTTTTGCGGAATTCAGCATTGTCGGTGAGGGCGCTTTCATATTTCTTCTGGTCAAAATTGCCGTTGGTAGTTAGGTCTTTGATTTGTTTGATGCCTGCCGGAGGGTTCTTTTTGGCTTCGCTCATGAGTTCAGTTTCGCTCAATTTGATCTTGCCGGCTTTGATCGCAGCGTCATAGATATATCTGCCGATCAGCTCTTCCCAGCATTGTTCGTTGAGCTTCGCTTTCTCTTCTGCAGAGAGCTTTTTTCCTTTGGCATGGTAATCCAAATAGTTTTTCAAGATATTGTCATAGTCGCCATAGGTATAGGTCTTGTCCGCGATCTTGCCCACGACCACCTTGGAATCCGGCTTTTGGGCATAGAGCAATGCTCCCAGCGCCAGTAGTATCAGTAAAAATCTTTTCATATTATACTCCAAGTCATAATTTTATCATCTACCCAGGAGGGTAGAGTGGTGAAATTGGATCAAACGAAACGTCCGACCCCCACAACGTAGCTTTCGATAGGCGCAGCCTCACCTTTCCGCCTTTCCACCCTTCCGCCTATACAGATTATTCTTGCTTTTCCGAGGACGTTTCGGTAGGTTTGACGCTTTCCTGATGATGTATCAGGCGTTCAAGAAGGTGGGATCTGCGCGCGATGCGGATCATCCAAAAGGCAAAGAACCCCAGAAAGATCAATACGGACATCACGATGATGATGATCGTCCAAGGATAACCTTTTTCCATCTCAACGATCATATATTCGTGCTTGTTCCACATCTGCGCGGTGTCATAGCTCCAGGATATGACGCGTTTTCCCCGGTCTATCTTGTCTTCAGCGGCATTTGAGCTGACGATTTTCCAGGGAAGATGAAGCTTGTAATTCCAGACTGGATGCTCGGTCTGCATCTGGGAAAAGAGCGTCTCAAAATCATCTTCTTCTTCTTGGCTGCCGAGAGCAATGCGCCTTTTGAAATTTACCTTGCCGCCTGGTTCGCGATTGAGAGTGATCTTGCCCCAGAAATCGGCGTTTGAAAGCTGATCGTTGACGTTGTTGAAGGCTTCAATATTGGCAAATTTGAAGGTGACGGTGTAGATGACGTTCGGACCCACCCGCGAAATGATGGAATCGATCAGATTGATCCCCGGTAAAGCTGCCTTGCGCATGATTTCTTCAGGGTTTTCATAGGTAGAGCGGTGCACGAGGCGGATTTTCGCCTTGCCCGAGCCATCTTGGTTGAGCCACAATTCTTCATCGTACTGGACGCATCCGGCCAGCGCCAGCAGGGTGAGAATCAGCCATAAGAGACGTTTCATTTTCCTTCAATCCTTGTTAAAAATACCAGTTTGTCTCATGCAAAACAATCATGCTTTTTTTGGCAAGGAAAATATGAGACTGTTCAACTATTCCTTCAATAACCCTGATCCGTTAGCTGGTTAAATGAGTGAAAATGTAGGCGAAACATGGCATTTGGCAATCGTTTTCAGAATTGACATGATTTGCCTTTTTGCATCAAGAAATGACTAAATGGGGAGGGATTGCACGAAGACTGGCGCGGAAACGTATTCTACGACGCTGAGTTTTCCCAATCGCGTAAGTGCCTGTCTGCATTAAGTCATTATTGGGCTTTTATAACCTGAATACAGAAGATATCTTTTCCAAGCCAAAAACTAACTCATTGCAGGCTTTTTTCTTTGCAAAATCGGCATCCTGCGCTACACGAAAGACCGCTGATTATCTAACTGCAACGCCAAAAGTAGTTTAGCTCCGCAGGATCGGCATCCTGCGCTACGCTTCTCCTTAGCATTACGGAGTCAATACGGACTTAGTCCGTAATGAGTCCGTATTGATTCCGTAATGCTAAGGGGGAAGACAGGGATATTTTGGTGCGCAAGAGTAACACTTTCATCGACAATGGATTTTTTGGGACTCATAATTAGAGAGAAAAGCGAGAGATGAGAAACCGCTAATAGCAACCCAAAAAAAGGCATGGCTTGCCGCTAAAACGGGTTATCTTTTCAGCAGAAAT includes these proteins:
- a CDS encoding peptidylprolyl isomerase → MKRFLLILLALGALLYAQKPDSKVVVGKIADKTYTYGDYDNILKNYLDYHAKGKKLSAEEKAKLNEQCWEELIGRYIYDAAIKAGKIKLSETELMSEAKKNPPAGIKQIKDLTTNGNFDQKKYESALTDNAEFRKNVIAAVRETYQYTKLLNTLRAEVNVVSDSIKADWLKQSDTIDAQIIFFDYNKLTYINASEADAQQFYSERREDYRRENGRRFFYVHFPKAPSAADSLSAKQKVDEIISKLRDQADFGSMAQQWSQDPGSSQNGGELGFFRRGQMVPEFEHAAFSTPDGEIAEPVLTRFGWHIIQTLERRSGEQGEEVSARHILLRIEAGEKTLQKLKLDSSELYTNARETGLDRAAKHLNLQLRQTPVFFSTDGFIRDIGNEPKLVSYAFSNPVGSLADVHYAANGDVYILEVSAELPEYYLPFEEEKAAITNRATTTKRMYTMNNYIEDFMRSNSPNTYLQAAQRDTIMVVEVSSLKRDDNITSIGKVPALNEALFILESGGFTSLIEDNRRWFIGHVLKRNKPDLKLWEKQKNEIISKARKEKQQKHLNDWYFAERKKLSIIDNRADFYDLSAARKVQQIKL